From one Dermacentor silvarum isolate Dsil-2018 chromosome 3, BIME_Dsil_1.4, whole genome shotgun sequence genomic stretch:
- the LOC119446231 gene encoding uncharacterized protein LOC119446231 isoform X4 yields MRHPCAFVVAFSVALTLLGGTSWADEELEYAASGGLMETSGGDEDGGADLGGADPQQPGRLPPPTADKRNLAALARSGRLPRFHYNKKLGPAASPLQPATSRVFMAGRRLLPTVGGGAAMPPMLRQHQGGGHGWQPDAWTAAGDQALQGDAPEKMGVVEALGRLSEAAIFPYIGPHRWIKPWFSFLPSVRVRRDVSSGQGRRRQQQQQQHDETQREDQQRFGGEPASASGSHQPASPGRAKRNVAALARNGWLPPTAAAAPSEARGTRAEFLRRFSGSQAHEASADEEEGFVPEDEASDLPECVDDDDEDADDILLVPSLEEVKRNLGRMARMGRLPPFNYRRPLLNTDVSEATSPWPQDRPKRLAKRCRPRGENKRNVAAMARKGALPRS; encoded by the exons GGAGGCACGTCGTGGGCGGACGAAGAGCTCGAGTACGCGGCCAGCGGCGGCCTCATGGAGACTTCGGGAGGCGACGAAGATGGCGGTGCGGACCTGGGCGGTGCCGACCCGCAGCAGCCGGGGCGACTGCCACCGCCGACGGCGGACAAGCGCAACCTGGCGGCCCTGGCTCGCAGCGGACGGCTGCCCCGGTTCCACTACAACAAAAAGCTCGGCCCGGCCGCCTCGCCCCTGCAGCCCGCCACGTCGCGGGTGTTCATGGCTGGCCGGAGACTGCTGCCCACCGTCGGCGGGGGAGCCGCCATGCCTCCGATGCTGCGTCAGCACCAGGGCGGAGGCCATGGCTGGCAACCCGATGCCTGGACGGCGGCGGGCGACCAGGCGCTTCAGGGCGACGCGCCCGAGAAGATGGGCGTCGTCGAGGCGCTGGGCCGCCTGTCCGAGGCCGCCATCTTCCCCTACATCGGGCCGCATAGGTGGATAAAGCCGTG GTTCTCGTTCTTGCCGTCTGTGCGTGTGCGAAGAGACGTCTCCAGCGGCCAagggcggcggcggcagcagcagcaacaacagcacgATGAAACGCAGCGCGAAGATCAGCAGCGGTTCGGAGGAGAGCCGGCGTCAGCATCGGGCTCGCATCAGCCCGCGTCGCCGGGGCGTGCCAAGCGCAACGTGGCCGCCCTGGCGCGCAACGGCTGGCTGCCTCCGACCGCAGCGGCGGCGCCCTCAGAGGCGCGAGGAACCAGGGCCGAGTTTTTGCGTCGCTTTTCGGGCTCTCAGGCCCACGAGGCCAGCGCGGACGAGGAAGAAGGGTTTGTGCCGGAGGACGAGGCCTCCGACTTACCCGAGTGCGTCGACGATGACGACGAG GATGCGGACGATATCTTACTGGTGCCATCATTGGAGGAAGTCAAACGAAACTTGGGACGCATGGCCAGAATGGGCAGGCTTCCACCATTCAACTACCGTCGTCCCTTACTGAATACTG ACGTGTCCGAGGCGACGTCTCCGTGGCCCCAGGACAGGCCTAAGCGCCTTGCGAAGCGCTGCCGGCCCCGCGGCGAGAACAAGCGCAACGTCGCCGCCATGGCGCGCAAGGGGGCGCTGCCGCGCTCATGA
- the LOC119446231 gene encoding uncharacterized protein LOC119446231 isoform X3, whose amino-acid sequence MRHPCAFVVAFSVALTLLFAPTLGLSSASSRPSENEGGTSWADEELEYAASGGLMETSGGDEDGGADLGGADPQQPGRLPPPTADKRNLAALARSGRLPRFHYNKKLGPAASPLQPATSRVFMAGRRLLPTVGGGAAMPPMLRQHQGGGHGWQPDAWTAAGDQALQGDAPEKMGVVEALGRLSEAAIFPYIGPHRWIKPWFSFLPSVRVRRDVSSGQGRRRQQQQQQHDETQREDQQRFGGEPASASGSHQPASPGRAKRNVAALARNGWLPPTAAAAPSEARGTRAEFLRRFSGSQAHEASADEEEGFVPEDEASDLPECVDDDDEDADDILLVPSLEEVKRNLGRMARMGRLPPFNYRRPLLNTDVSEATSPWPQDRPKRLAKRCRPRGENKRNVAAMARKGALPRS is encoded by the exons GGAGGCACGTCGTGGGCGGACGAAGAGCTCGAGTACGCGGCCAGCGGCGGCCTCATGGAGACTTCGGGAGGCGACGAAGATGGCGGTGCGGACCTGGGCGGTGCCGACCCGCAGCAGCCGGGGCGACTGCCACCGCCGACGGCGGACAAGCGCAACCTGGCGGCCCTGGCTCGCAGCGGACGGCTGCCCCGGTTCCACTACAACAAAAAGCTCGGCCCGGCCGCCTCGCCCCTGCAGCCCGCCACGTCGCGGGTGTTCATGGCTGGCCGGAGACTGCTGCCCACCGTCGGCGGGGGAGCCGCCATGCCTCCGATGCTGCGTCAGCACCAGGGCGGAGGCCATGGCTGGCAACCCGATGCCTGGACGGCGGCGGGCGACCAGGCGCTTCAGGGCGACGCGCCCGAGAAGATGGGCGTCGTCGAGGCGCTGGGCCGCCTGTCCGAGGCCGCCATCTTCCCCTACATCGGGCCGCATAGGTGGATAAAGCCGTG GTTCTCGTTCTTGCCGTCTGTGCGTGTGCGAAGAGACGTCTCCAGCGGCCAagggcggcggcggcagcagcagcaacaacagcacgATGAAACGCAGCGCGAAGATCAGCAGCGGTTCGGAGGAGAGCCGGCGTCAGCATCGGGCTCGCATCAGCCCGCGTCGCCGGGGCGTGCCAAGCGCAACGTGGCCGCCCTGGCGCGCAACGGCTGGCTGCCTCCGACCGCAGCGGCGGCGCCCTCAGAGGCGCGAGGAACCAGGGCCGAGTTTTTGCGTCGCTTTTCGGGCTCTCAGGCCCACGAGGCCAGCGCGGACGAGGAAGAAGGGTTTGTGCCGGAGGACGAGGCCTCCGACTTACCCGAGTGCGTCGACGATGACGACGAG GATGCGGACGATATCTTACTGGTGCCATCATTGGAGGAAGTCAAACGAAACTTGGGACGCATGGCCAGAATGGGCAGGCTTCCACCATTCAACTACCGTCGTCCCTTACTGAATACTG ACGTGTCCGAGGCGACGTCTCCGTGGCCCCAGGACAGGCCTAAGCGCCTTGCGAAGCGCTGCCGGCCCCGCGGCGAGAACAAGCGCAACGTCGCCGCCATGGCGCGCAAGGGGGCGCTGCCGCGCTCATGA